Proteins co-encoded in one Bombus pyrosoma isolate SC7728 linkage group LG4, ASM1482585v1, whole genome shotgun sequence genomic window:
- the LOC122566938 gene encoding arrestin domain-containing protein 17-like, with protein MASLKLFGVTFDRPNATYMPGETVSGKIILDTIKEKQVRGLYVSTKGISYVHWTESDSLNDSKTRTYSNSEKYYHFKYYIFGTQDFDSRHNLPHGHNQYPFSFRLPNNIPCSFEHTNGYIRYTVKAVIDRPWKFDHECKAAFTVVSNLDLNLHREKCFGINDGIRKSFKRLCWCGQGSMDLQITVPSSGYVPGQTISTTLNYMNYSNELITKVSATLLRKLQFHATSKTLSSIQAIKKASHFGSFPRNEQITSEILVPPIAPSYLQYCKIIDLDYELVVSIHVSRPCSKIKRTYPLLIGTIPLYYPSLPPPYNVVPYSSNSDVTKPAIMPAPMPEQASAANISTAPTQYLANSSSFNQDIPPPSYEESMSGTRNIRDHNESDFVFGANTFFAPKYPVFNYPARSISK; from the exons ATGGCGTCGTTGAAGCTATTTGGCGTGACATTCGATCGACCAAACGCCACATATATGCCCGGTGAAACTGTCAGTGGAAAAATTATCCTGGACACAATAAAAGAGAAGCAGGTTAGAG GACTATATGTTAGTACGAAGGGGATATCATATGTTCATTGGACCGAAAGTGATTCattaaatgattcaaagaCGCGAACCTATAGCAATTCGGAGAAATACTACCATTTCAAGTACTACATATTTGGTACACAGGATT TCGATTCGCGACACAACCTCCCCCATGGACATAACCAGTATCCATTTAGCTTCCGATTGCCCAATAATATACCATGCAGTTTCGAGCACACGAATGGGTACATAAGATACACGGTAAAAGCCGTGATCGATAGACCATGGAAGTTCGATCATGAGTGTAAAGCAGCGTTCACCGTAGTTTCGAATTTAGACTTGAACCTTCATCGTGAAAAATGC TTTGGAATCAATGATGGAATAAGGAAAAGTTTCAAACGCTTGTGCTGGTGCGGGCAAGGCTCGATGGATTTGCAGATCACAGTGCCTTCCTCTGGATACGTGCCAGGGCAGACAATAAGTACAACGCTGAATTACATGAATTACTCGAATGAACTGATTACGAAAGTCAGCGCGACATTATTACGA AAACTCCAATTTCACGCGACATCTAAGACATTGAGTAGTATCCAAGCAATAAAAAAAGCTAGCCATTTTGGATCATTTCCGAGAAATGAGCAAATAACGTCGGAGATTTTGGTACCACCCATAGCACCCTCTTATCTtcaatattgtaaaataatagaCTTAGATTACGAGTTGGTCGTCTCTATTCACGTTTCGAGACC GTGTTCTAAAATTAAGAGAACTTATCCTCTTCTGATCGGAACGATACCATTATATTATCCGTCTTTGCCACCTCCGTACAACGTCGTACCCTACTCCTCAAACTCAGATGTGACAAAGCCCGCGATAATGCCAGCTCCGATGCCAGAACAAGCAAGTGCAGCAAATATTTCGACAGCTCCAACACAATATCTAGCCAACAGTTCTTCGTTTAATCAGGATATAC CACCACCATCCTACGAAGAAAGTATGTCTGGAACTCGAAACATTAGAGATCACAACGAGTCGGATTTCGTGTTCGGTGCGAATACTTTTTTCGCGCCTAAATATCCTGTGTTTAACTATCCAGCACGAA gTATATCCAAATGA